Proteins encoded together in one Lathyrus oleraceus cultivar Zhongwan6 chromosome 5, CAAS_Psat_ZW6_1.0, whole genome shotgun sequence window:
- the LOC127086325 gene encoding beta-glucuronosyltransferase GlcAT14A isoform X1, giving the protein MMMAMGILNMEKKWLFPLFVTSAFCMLFLATSFNMGLVSSFHSINSLFFLPSDTHRNQNSSLVFVERKISPAPAPVKTSIPRFAYLISGSKGDLEKLWRTLHALYHPLNHYVLHLDLESPLEERLELASRVEKQHIFSEVGNVFVIPKANMVTYRGPTMVANTLHACAILLKRSKDWDWFINLSASDYPLVTQDDLLYAFSNLDRSLSFIDHTSRLGWKLEKRAMPLIIDPGLYHSTKKDVFWVNPKRTLPTAFKLFTGSAWMVLSHDFVEYVVWGWDNLPRTLLMYYTNFLSSPEGYFQTVACNVPELSKTIVNTDLHYISWDVPPKQHPHVLNINDTDKMIASGAAFARKFKQDDPAIELIDKDYLRKRNGLFTFGGWCSGKPKCTEVGNVYKLKPGPGAQRLQQLLAGLTLKAKSGEDQCK; this is encoded by the exons ATGATGATGGCAATGGGAATCTTAAACATGGAAAAGAAATGGTTATTTCCACTCTTTGTTACTTCTGCTTTTTGTATGCTTTTTCTAGCAACATCCTTTAACATGGGACTTGTCTCGTCGTTTCATTCGATCAATTCACTTTTTTTTCTTCCATCAGACACACATAGAAACCAAAATTCTTCACTTGTTTTTGTTGAAAGAAAGATTTCCCCTGCTCCGGCTCCCGTTAAGACTTCGATCCCTCGTTTCGCTTATTTGATATCCGGTTCCAAGGGCGATTTGGAGAAGCTTTGGAGAACTCTTCACGCGCTTTATCATCCGTTAAACCATTACGTCCTTCATTTAGACCTCGAATCTCCGTTGGAGGAAAGGTTGGAACTTGCTTCTAGGGTTGAGAAACAACATATTTTCTCTGAGGTTGGCAATGTGTTTGTCATCCCGAAGGCTAATATGGTTACGTACCGTGGACCGACGATGGTTGCTAATACTCTTCATGCTTGTGCTATTTTGCTTAAGAGAAGTAAAGATTGGGATTGGTTTATTAATCTTAGTGCTTCCGATTATCCTCTTGTTACTCAAGATG ATCTGTTATATGCTTTCTCAAATTTAGATAGAAGCCTTAGCTTCATCGACCATACAAGTCGGTTAGGATGGAAATT GGAGAAACGAGCAATGCCGTTAATAATTGATCCCGGGCTTTACCATTCAACAAAGAAGGATGTATTTTGGGTCAATCCGAAGAGAACTTTGCCAACTGCGTTTAAATTGTTTACCG GTTCAGCATGGATGGTTCTATCGCACGATTTCGTGGAATACGTCGTGTGGGGTTGGGATAATCTACCAAGAACCCTTCTAATGTACTACACAAACTTCCTCTCTTCGCCCGAAGGCTACTTTCAAACCGTCGCATGCAATGTACCAGAGTTATCCAAAACGATCGTTAACACCGACCTGCATTATATTTCCTGGGACGTACCTCCTAAACAGCACCCTCACGTCCTTAACATAAACGACACGGACAAAATGATCGCGAGCGGAGCCGCCTTTGCTAGAAAATTCAAACAAGATGATCCGGCCATAGAGTTGATCGACAAAGATTATTTACGTAAGAGAAATGGATTATTCACATTTGGTGGTTGGTGTTCTGGTAAACCGAAATGTACCGAGGTCGGGAACGTTTATAAACTGAAACCCGGTCCGGGGGCTCAAAGGCTTCAACAACTTCTAGCTGGATTAACATTGAAGGCTAAATCTGGTGAGGATCAATGTAAATAG
- the LOC127086325 gene encoding beta-glucuronosyltransferase GlcAT14A isoform X2: MMMAMGILNMEKKWLFPLFVTSAFCMLFLATSFNMGLVSSFHSINSLFFLPSDTHRNQNSSLVFVERKISPAPAPVKTSIPRFAYLISGSKGDLEKLWRTLHALYHPLNHYVLHLDLESPLEERLELASRVEKQHIFSEVGNVFVIPKANMVTYRGPTMVANTLHACAILLKRSKDWDWFINLSASDYPLVTQDDLLYAFSNLDRSLSFIDHTSRLGWKLEKRAMPLIIDPGLYHSTKKDVFWVNPKRTLPTAFKLFTGSAWMVLSHDFVEYVVWGWDNLPRTLLMYYTNFLSSPEGYFQTVACNVPELSKTIVNTDLHYISWDVPPKQHPHVLNINDTDKMIASGAAFARKFKQDDPAIELIDKDYLRKRNGLFTFGGWCSGKPKCTEVGNVYKLKPGPGAQRLQQLLPGLTLKAKSGEDQCK; the protein is encoded by the exons ATGATGATGGCAATGGGAATCTTAAACATGGAAAAGAAATGGTTATTTCCACTCTTTGTTACTTCTGCTTTTTGTATGCTTTTTCTAGCAACATCCTTTAACATGGGACTTGTCTCGTCGTTTCATTCGATCAATTCACTTTTTTTTCTTCCATCAGACACACATAGAAACCAAAATTCTTCACTTGTTTTTGTTGAAAGAAAGATTTCCCCTGCTCCGGCTCCCGTTAAGACTTCGATCCCTCGTTTCGCTTATTTGATATCCGGTTCCAAGGGCGATTTGGAGAAGCTTTGGAGAACTCTTCACGCGCTTTATCATCCGTTAAACCATTACGTCCTTCATTTAGACCTCGAATCTCCGTTGGAGGAAAGGTTGGAACTTGCTTCTAGGGTTGAGAAACAACATATTTTCTCTGAGGTTGGCAATGTGTTTGTCATCCCGAAGGCTAATATGGTTACGTACCGTGGACCGACGATGGTTGCTAATACTCTTCATGCTTGTGCTATTTTGCTTAAGAGAAGTAAAGATTGGGATTGGTTTATTAATCTTAGTGCTTCCGATTATCCTCTTGTTACTCAAGATG ATCTGTTATATGCTTTCTCAAATTTAGATAGAAGCCTTAGCTTCATCGACCATACAAGTCGGTTAGGATGGAAATT GGAGAAACGAGCAATGCCGTTAATAATTGATCCCGGGCTTTACCATTCAACAAAGAAGGATGTATTTTGGGTCAATCCGAAGAGAACTTTGCCAACTGCGTTTAAATTGTTTACCG GTTCAGCATGGATGGTTCTATCGCACGATTTCGTGGAATACGTCGTGTGGGGTTGGGATAATCTACCAAGAACCCTTCTAATGTACTACACAAACTTCCTCTCTTCGCCCGAAGGCTACTTTCAAACCGTCGCATGCAATGTACCAGAGTTATCCAAAACGATCGTTAACACCGACCTGCATTATATTTCCTGGGACGTACCTCCTAAACAGCACCCTCACGTCCTTAACATAAACGACACGGACAAAATGATCGCGAGCGGAGCCGCCTTTGCTAGAAAATTCAAACAAGATGATCCGGCCATAGAGTTGATCGACAAAGATTATTTACGTAAGAGAAATGGATTATTCACATTTGGTGGTTGGTGTTCTGGTAAACCGAAATGTACCGAG